The DNA region ATCATGCAATCACCCAATGCTCTCATCAAAAGACTAGGGAATGAATGAATCGATAAAGATATCCTAGTGAAAATATAACGACAATGAGAAGATATGACAAGGGAAGTACAatgaaacatgaaagcaataggtGAAATGTTTACTGATAAGAACAACAAAGTAGAGGAACAACTAAGAGATGAATAAGAAAATTTGCCTCTATCATATTCATGCAAACTTATGTTACCATAATTTcaaaaagaatcaaagcaagttctagagtgtcaAGTATCACAAGTGCTATCACACACAAAAGGATAAAGGATAAGCATGGGAACAACCTCACTAGGTGAATAATCAAATATCATGCATAATCTAACAAGATAGAGTCAATCACCAAAACAAATGACTAATGCAATTAATGTACCCAAATATACCAAGGAAACCAAAACTTGATAGTCAAACTTAACTGTCTTTTTCAATTCTCAAAGCATTATAAAGGGACATCTAGGGagatatgactcaaaatcaagcAAGGTATAAACAAGatcaaacaaaatgcaaaacaagaaaacaaagtaTGAAAGCAAAGTATGGAAGTAAACAAACATGCAAGTATAAAGATAAATAGAAGCAAGAAAACGAAAGGAAAGGaacgaactcccctttattccTGGCGGCTGAAGACGATTCAGAAGTAGAAGCCACGCCGGTAGTGGAATGATCTTTCCCGGTGGTTGCAAACGATTAAGGTGCAAAATCCAAGTTGGGAGTGGAATATTTGCATTTGAAGTAAAGACCGCTCCCTTCCCCCTATTCTTTTTGAAAGTTCttcccggaggttgaaggcggttCGACTTAAGCATCCACTTCAAGGGCCTGTAAAAACCTGCAAGGCCAAGGATAGAATCCACCttccacacacatgtggggtaaggaagagctgaaacaaaatcaaacttaaacaagcatgaatccaaatataagtcacatccaataaaatcgaTATTCGGAACCTCTATGGAATTCTTTacaagatcacaagaaatatttATCTTGTTGTACTGAAATGTACCTGGAGGTTCTAGAACAGTGGATGTGGCTTCCTCTTTATCAAGTAATAACTCAGACTCTGGTGGTGCATAAAaaagaagtgattcttggggctctgcctcctcagcacaagtccctacactcttgTCATCCACATTTGGTTCAAGTGATGGTCCAATCAAAAGAGGTaattcttggggtattgcttccaatTTGCAATCTCCTACACTTTCCTTATCAACAAATGTATAATCAGGCTCAGCTAGCTCCTCAACATCACCAACAACACCTGCATCAACAATATCTGCAGCAACAATATTAGAAGAAGCAAAATCATCTACAACTACAACATCATCACATAAAAAGGTAGAGGAGTCTTGTATAGGAGTAGAATCAGGGTCAAGGCTTTGACAATATCTAGAATCCATCTCCTCACTAGATAATTGGGCTTGTCATTGGTTGATAGATGTTGCAATTTGATCCAGATACATCTGACAAttctgtagtgatgcttcatttcTTTGTTGAGACTGGGTATATGCCTCTTGTTGTTGTTGCATCTGCTGCATTACATCCTTCAAATCTTGAAATATTGATTGACTAGGGACATGAACTTCTTCAGTGCTCTCTTGAAATGCCCCCCAAGGAGCTGGTTCGGTCTGCTGGACTGAATGTGACCATGTGGGCATAGGATCATCCTGAAATCCTTGTGGCATCTGATATGATGAAAAAGATTGATCCACTTGTTGATCATTCCCATGCATAAAATTGGGATGGTTCATCCAGTTTGAATTGTAACACTGAGGATGCTCAATAGCCTGTTGCTGTGTATTTCCATACTGCTCAGGAATTTGTTGGGGTTGATAGCATTGGGATTGGAAGTACCCATGCTGCTCTGGAATCTGGGGTTGAAAGTACTGAGTCGAATAATTGCCCCAGTCATGACTATAAGTATTAGGAGCTGGATCATATGCATGTTGATATTGATGTTGGAAATACTGGGGTTCCATAGGAAATCTAGcagtcttttgaatgagatgacaTATAGCAACTGGATGAGAAGGACTGCCACAATTAGTACATATGTGCCTCACTTGCCCAGTATCCAAATTATGATATTCATTGAAACATCCAAATTGCTGAGAATAAAGATCCATGTTGAACTGAAAGAATTATCCtggtcttacactgaaacactaacaAACAAGATTAGAAGACACAGGAGTATATGatatcaacacatgaatcaatgaACATTAAAGcatttgacaaattttttttttttttttaacaaaactttgtagaaaaataagaaagcaatcctaaaattatcaaacaccactacaagatccccggcaacggcgccaaaatttgatgtgagctcgagtgtcgtgctacgggagcttacatcaaattacaattaatgtttaccgaacccctctacactaaagtagtatagagatgactcgggtcgtctccccaAAGAATGTAGCGATAAATGATAAAATTAGGATCAATTATTGCTTTGAGTTTTAACGTGAAAATGGAGGGGTTGGGTTTGAGTTTTAAACTACGATATAAAAAacaaacaagtatgaaattaaacctaaagaataaaagagcaatgcaagtatgaaatctaattctaattaataaaagacatcctatctatccattaGTAGTGATCTCAtagcgcattgtcactctacgctacgatttcactaataatagaattaaactaaggaatgaaataacaaaacattaaatgaaacctattctagtaaatgaaagacagtGCATGTAAGAAAACCTAGTCTATCTTAAACTATGATTGCACGAAAATTAAAGACAACTCAAAGTAAGCATCTAAATGAAATTAAGCATGAAACAAAATCTAACCTTACCTAATTGCAATTAAATCAAGACAATAGCATAAAGAAAACTATGAACCATTCAATTAACTAAGCACTGCAAGAATCTAAGCTAAGAAAAATGCAAAACTAGGATAACAAAGATGGTTGGGACATTTTAACGAACAATTGGTAAGCATTAAATAAACTAAGCAGAGTTCGTGCAAATTAAAACATAGGAGAACAGCTGAGATACAGAAACATCAATTACATCAAATCTTCAACCATGCAAACCCATATCAACAATGGAAGAATAAGCTTGTTGTTCAAAATCTGATGAAGAATGAAGTTCTGCTCGGATTTGAAAGCTGCTGTTGAAATCTGATGAAGGAAGATGGAGTTCTGTCCAGATCTGTTGAAGAACTTGAAGGCTGCTGACTACCAAATCTGGAGAAGATCTATTCGAAATCAAATTGCTATTGTGGAGTTCCGAATCTACAGAAGAACTGCTCGGAATGATGTGAAATGGTACAACTTCTCCTCTTCTAACCCTCCCTGAAGTCACACAAACGCCAACTCCGTAACCCCAAACTACCGGCTGTGCTTGCTTCAAAAACGGTGATGATGAACGAAACTTCCACAGATGAACCCCCTCGATGGAAGATGAACGGCTGTGAGAATGGAATGTCCCGCCGCTACTCCTCTTGAAGCCCTAGCTTTTGCAACCCGCGTCGGCGAGAGCATCAAGGAAGCTACGGTAAGGGGactcaccggagaacccctccggtgagatGAAGATGATTGGAGGATGCCGTCGCTGTCGAAGCTTGCTGTCGCCGCTACTTTGGATCTAGGAGATGAAGTTGTGGCTGTGGATGGCCGTAGGATGACAGAGAGGATGGTGAGGTGGGGAAAGTCCGGCCGGCGGCGATGGATAAGCAGAGAAGGCCGCCGGCCGTCGGTGAAGGAGAAGAAGGGAAAGGGCGATGGCGTCGCGAGCCCTAGCTTGGGGAGAAGTCGCGATTATCCTAGTTCTGTGCGTCCGCGTGAGAGTAGAGGAGGGTTTCTTAGTGGATCGGATTTGGTTAAGGAGCGGGTTTGGTTAGGAAAGGATCCAAATCCAATAACTAATAGGAAAATTGGGTTATGAAATTGGGCTTCAAGATTGGGCTTTAAAAGTGGgcttcattgttttttttttcctttgatccAAATTGAATTAGAGTGTCATTTGTTGGATGAATCTTGGATGCCCTTGATCTCGATCAAGGGCCTAGATGTTCCAAATTGCTTCCCTACAAATAAGATGTgcatttttagataaaaaatcagaaaatataggaaaaattatataCAAGGCTCTAAATTAATATCAActcataaaatatgatataaaacaAGATTTAAGTACACGAGAtgataaaaatattaagtataagagccaaaataaaatataaaaatgctcattatcaattcctccacacttattcttgcacgtctcGGGCAAATGAAATAAAACTAGGAAGTAACCAAAAACTTATCTCCCTATCAATTCCCTatcaatattttgaaaataataaaagaaagttACTTAGGATCATCAAGTTTTAAGAAACAAGGTATTCATGGTTCCAATTCTCACATAAGTCAACAAGCATGGTAATTTCAATCAACTTGAATAGATTAAGCATGATAAAGCCTCACAAGGTGGGTATATGCACTCATGCTCACATAAATAATAGACATGAAAGTGGAGCTCTCTCTAAAGCAACTCATGAtattgcactaccatatgcttgcttattttctaattctccactaaTGTAAACATAAGTACACATAAATCAAGAGGACTTTCATGAATAATTATGAAACCACACATGTAAACAATAGAACAAGAAGGATAGACAATAAAGGAATTCAAAGAGAATATGAGAGCATTGGGGTAATCAACATGAACAATACAATCAAATAATATGCTTTAAAACTCATCCAAACATGCAACACTCAACTCTCTTTGCACATTCTAAATGTGATATGCATCAACCACTATAACATCTCCAAAATGCATGTATGTATTAACAACTTAACTCATGAGAATCTCTCAATAACAATATAAAATGAGTATACATCAATCTTTCTATGGAGATATTTCCTCTTGTTCATCACTAACAAAATAACAAATGCTTGAGaatttttttcctctctttttatttttttttcaacttttttttttctttgtttttttccttttttttttcttttcgttttttttttccaacaagcatagagagattttttttcttttcaacaaGCATTCGTTCATACATATTTGCTTccccccccacacttaaacttgtcTGTCTCGGACAATATAACAAATCATGATATTACTCACAACAAAAGGGGGCTAAAAATAAACCAATAAAGATGTAATAAAGAAAATGTAACTCATCATGCAATCACCCAATGCTCTCATCAAAAGACTAGGGAATGAATGAATCGATAAAGATATCCTAGTGAAAATATAACGACAATGAGAAGATATGACAAGGGAAGTAAAatgaaacatgaaagcaataggtGAAATGTTTACTAATAAGAACAACAAAGTAGAGGAACAACTAAGAGATGAATAAGAAAATTTGCCTCTATCATATTCATGCAAGCTTATGTTACCATAATTTcaaaaagaatcaaagcaagttctagagtgtcaAGTATCACAAGTGCTATCACACACAAAAGGATAAAGGATAAGCATGGGAACAA from Zingiber officinale cultivar Zhangliang chromosome 4B, Zo_v1.1, whole genome shotgun sequence includes:
- the LOC121976609 gene encoding uncharacterized protein LOC121976609, producing the protein MDSRYCQSLDPDSTPIQDSSTFLCDDVVVVDDFASSNIVAADIVDAGVVGDVEELAEPDYTFVDKESVGDCKLEAIPQELPLLIGPSLEPNVDDKSVGTCAEEAEPQESLLFYAPPESELLLDKEEATSTVLEPPGP